One window of Nostoc sp. C052 genomic DNA carries:
- a CDS encoding sulfite exporter TauE/SafE family protein: MVDLLLIAILGFLGSFGHCFGMCGPLTVAFSLSHQPKIPHSASLGRTSTLEKSDTWQQQLKFHILLNLGRMLSYALVGAGIGALGSVLLQGGQLAGVGSDFRRWMAILTGVMLIWFGLGQVKPDLLPRIPVLHPLLQGSLHDRLSTGMVKLSLKAKWWTPMLLGMTWGLMPCGFLYAAQIKAAETGNLWMGGATMMAFGLGTLPTMLGVGISTSLVSKDRRSQLFRLGGWVTLIIGAITLLRTGDTMVDYTGHAALICLILALIARPISGLWASPLRYRRGLGVGAFVLSVVHTAHMIEHSLQWNFAAFDFMPREFQWGMAAGAVALVLMSPAAFTSWESLQKSWGKRWRQIHLLGVPALLLSTIHTVLIGSHYLGSLQSNWGNKLAAVLLVFFTLSVLLIRSRFFWSKLAVEKFYVPPTKSR, from the coding sequence ATGGTAGATTTGTTGCTGATCGCAATCCTGGGATTCCTGGGGAGTTTTGGACATTGCTTTGGAATGTGTGGCCCCCTAACAGTGGCGTTTTCTCTGTCTCATCAGCCGAAAATACCACACAGCGCTTCCTTAGGACGCACATCAACCTTAGAAAAGTCCGATACTTGGCAACAGCAATTAAAATTTCATATCCTGCTAAATCTGGGGCGGATGTTGAGCTATGCCCTAGTCGGTGCGGGCATTGGGGCGCTAGGCTCGGTATTGCTGCAAGGTGGACAGCTAGCGGGTGTTGGCAGTGACTTTCGGCGTTGGATGGCAATTCTGACTGGTGTGATGTTGATTTGGTTTGGCTTAGGACAAGTAAAACCCGATTTGCTGCCGCGCATTCCCGTGCTACATCCCCTATTGCAAGGTAGTTTACACGATCGCCTCAGCACCGGAATGGTTAAGCTTTCCTTAAAAGCCAAATGGTGGACACCAATGCTTTTGGGGATGACTTGGGGTTTAATGCCCTGTGGTTTTTTGTATGCTGCCCAAATTAAAGCTGCTGAAACTGGCAATTTATGGATGGGTGGGGCAACGATGATGGCTTTTGGCTTAGGAACCCTGCCGACTATGTTAGGTGTAGGCATTTCCACATCTTTGGTAAGTAAAGACAGGCGCAGTCAGTTGTTTCGATTAGGCGGTTGGGTGACGCTGATCATTGGCGCTATCACCTTGTTGCGGACTGGTGACACAATGGTAGATTACACCGGACACGCCGCCTTAATCTGCTTAATTTTGGCGCTAATTGCGCGTCCCATTAGTGGCTTGTGGGCTTCACCACTGCGTTACCGCCGGGGCTTGGGAGTGGGAGCTTTTGTGCTTTCTGTGGTTCATACCGCCCACATGATAGAACACTCATTGCAATGGAATTTTGCCGCCTTTGATTTTATGCCGCGAGAATTTCAGTGGGGTATGGCTGCGGGTGCTGTAGCATTAGTATTAATGTCCCCCGCCGCTTTCACAAGTTGGGAATCTTTGCAAAAATCTTGGGGTAAGCGTTGGCGACAGATTCATCTATTGGGTGTGCCAGCCTTGCTCTTGAGTACCATCCATACTGTGTTGATTGGTTCCCATTACCTGGGTTCCTTGCAATCAAATTGGGGAAATAAATTAGCGGCAGTCCTGTTGGTATTCTTTACTCTCAGTGTCTTGCTAATCCGTTCGCGCTTTTTTTGGTCAAAGTTAGCCGTAGAAAAGTTTTATGTTCCCCCAACCAAATCGCGGTAA
- the galE gene encoding UDP-glucose 4-epimerase GalE, with protein MSPGKPTILVTGGAGYIGSHTVLALKQAGYNVVILDNLVYGHRDLVERVLQVELIVGDTGDRALLDRLFKTHDIAAVMHFSAYAYVGESVTDPAKYYNNNVLGTLTLLEAMLTASVKKFVFSSTCATYGVPEFVPIPENHPQNPINPYGATKLMVERILSDFDVAYGLQSVRFRYFNAAGANPNGLLGEDHNPETHLIPLVLMTALGKRESISIFGTDYPTPDGTCIRDYIHVNDLADAHILGLEYLLKGGDSEVFNLGNGSGFSVREVIAAAEEVTGISIPVEERDRRPGDPPILIGTSEKVRTILGWKPKYPSIQDIVAHAWQWHQKRHK; from the coding sequence ATGTCGCCTGGAAAGCCTACCATTTTGGTAACGGGGGGAGCTGGATATATTGGTTCTCATACGGTGCTTGCTTTGAAGCAAGCGGGTTATAACGTTGTCATCCTTGATAATCTGGTCTATGGGCATCGCGACCTGGTAGAAAGGGTTTTACAGGTAGAACTGATCGTAGGGGATACAGGCGATCGCGCCTTACTTGATCGCCTATTTAAAACCCACGATATTGCCGCTGTGATGCATTTTTCTGCTTATGCCTACGTAGGAGAATCGGTAACTGACCCGGCGAAATATTACAACAATAACGTCCTTGGTACTTTGACCTTGTTAGAAGCGATGCTGACGGCATCTGTAAAGAAATTTGTCTTTTCTTCTACCTGTGCCACCTACGGCGTACCAGAATTCGTGCCTATTCCCGAAAACCATCCCCAAAATCCGATTAATCCTTATGGTGCTACAAAGCTGATGGTAGAGCGGATTCTCTCTGATTTTGATGTCGCTTACGGTTTACAATCAGTGCGTTTCCGCTATTTTAATGCTGCTGGTGCTAATCCCAATGGTTTACTCGGCGAGGATCATAATCCAGAAACCCATTTGATTCCCTTGGTGCTGATGACAGCTTTAGGCAAACGAGAATCGATCTCAATTTTCGGCACCGATTACCCCACGCCCGATGGTACTTGTATTCGTGATTATATTCATGTTAACGATTTAGCAGATGCCCATATTTTGGGATTGGAATATTTATTAAAAGGTGGCGATAGCGAAGTTTTTAATTTAGGTAATGGCAGCGGTTTCTCTGTGAGAGAAGTCATTGCCGCTGCCGAAGAAGTGACAGGAATTTCGATACCAGTAGAAGAACGCGATCGCCGCCCTGGCGATCCCCCAATTCTCATTGGCACCAGTGAGAAAGTCAGAACAATCTTAGGCTGGAAACCGAAGTATCCATCCATCCAAGATATTGTGGCTCATGCATGGCAGTGGCATCAAAAGCGACATAAGTAA
- a CDS encoding ABC transporter ATP-binding protein, giving the protein MAKSRRLAKLSAYLRPHWQEASLGILALLSVNALGVYIPWLIRAGVDKLSTTFNWNQILHYVVIIVLLSSAMWLMRMASRIWLFGVGRQVEFDLKQRIFEHLLKLEPAYFASNTAGDLISRATSDVDNIKRLLGFAVLSLANTAFAYALTLPVMLAISVDLTLASLAVYPFMFLLVSLFSTRLRKQQATVQEQLSDISELIQEDISGIALIKIYAQEANERRAFAKKNQQLLTANLELAKIRNTLFPLIGGLANISSLIIIWLGTARMSSGTLEVGDFLALLIYVERLAFPTAILGFTITAYQRGEVSIDRLESILSVTPKIKDAADAIHLPVAELKGELTAKNLTYNYPGSTTPALANVNFTIAAGETVAIVGAIGSGKSTLANALPRLLDIESGQLFLDGVDITKIALADLRGAIAYVPQDSFLFSTTIKNNIRYGDPVSEQEQVESVAKLAQIESEIYNFPQQYETIVGERGITLSGGQRQRTALARAMLVNAPVLILDDALSSVDNQTAAQILKNLSDDTKRKTVIFITHQLSAAAVADRIFVMEKGKIVQIGNHLELVKQQGLYRTLWSQHQVEELLH; this is encoded by the coding sequence ATGGCAAAATCTCGACGACTCGCTAAACTCAGTGCTTACTTACGACCCCATTGGCAGGAGGCATCTTTAGGCATTCTCGCTTTGTTGTCTGTCAATGCACTGGGCGTTTATATCCCTTGGTTGATTCGTGCTGGTGTTGACAAGCTCTCAACAACCTTCAACTGGAACCAAATATTACATTATGTAGTAATCATTGTCTTACTCAGTTCGGCGATGTGGCTAATGCGAATGGCATCACGCATTTGGCTATTTGGGGTGGGGCGTCAAGTGGAATTTGACCTGAAACAACGGATTTTTGAACACTTACTCAAGCTGGAGCCTGCTTATTTTGCTAGTAATACTGCTGGCGATTTGATTAGTCGGGCTACCAGTGATGTAGACAATATCAAACGGTTGTTGGGTTTTGCGGTCTTGAGTTTGGCAAATACAGCCTTTGCTTATGCTCTGACACTGCCAGTAATGCTAGCGATTAGTGTGGATCTCACACTAGCCTCCCTGGCAGTGTACCCTTTTATGTTCTTGTTGGTGAGTCTGTTTAGCACTCGCTTACGTAAACAACAAGCAACAGTCCAAGAGCAACTCTCTGACATCAGCGAACTCATTCAGGAGGATATCAGTGGCATTGCCTTAATTAAAATCTATGCCCAAGAAGCAAACGAGCGTCGAGCTTTTGCCAAGAAAAATCAGCAGCTATTGACTGCGAATCTAGAACTGGCAAAAATCCGAAATACATTGTTTCCGCTAATTGGCGGGCTAGCTAATATCAGTTCACTGATCATCATTTGGCTAGGGACAGCGCGGATGTCTTCTGGGACGCTTGAGGTTGGCGACTTTTTAGCACTGCTAATTTATGTAGAGCGTTTGGCTTTCCCCACAGCAATTTTAGGATTCACAATTACTGCCTACCAACGGGGTGAAGTTAGTATTGATAGGCTGGAATCTATTCTTTCTGTCACGCCGAAAATTAAAGATGCAGCCGATGCCATACATCTGCCGGTGGCTGAACTGAAAGGGGAATTGACAGCGAAAAATCTCACTTACAATTACCCTGGTTCAACTACTCCAGCTTTAGCAAATGTGAACTTTACCATTGCGGCTGGAGAAACTGTTGCTATTGTTGGGGCAATTGGTTCGGGTAAATCAACTTTGGCCAATGCTTTGCCCCGCTTGTTAGATATTGAATCAGGACAATTGTTTTTAGATGGGGTGGATATTACTAAGATTGCTTTGGCAGATTTAAGAGGTGCGATCGCCTACGTTCCTCAAGATAGCTTTCTATTTAGTACTACAATCAAAAATAATATCCGTTACGGCGATCCAGTTAGCGAACAAGAGCAGGTAGAATCTGTTGCTAAACTTGCCCAAATTGAATCAGAAATTTACAATTTTCCCCAGCAATATGAAACTATTGTTGGTGAACGCGGTATTACTCTTTCTGGCGGTCAACGACAACGTACTGCTTTAGCTAGGGCTATGCTGGTCAATGCTCCAGTATTAATTTTGGATGATGCCCTCTCTAGTGTAGATAATCAAACAGCCGCACAAATCCTCAAAAACCTCTCCGATGATACTAAACGCAAAACAGTAATTTTTATCACGCATCAATTATCAGCAGCAGCGGTTGCTGACCGAATTTTTGTGATGGAAAAAGGAAAAATTGTACAGATAGGCAATCACTTAGAACTTGTAAAACAACAAGGTTTATATAGAACTTTGTGGAGCCAACATCAAGTTGAGGAATTACTGCACTAG
- a CDS encoding endonuclease has translation MKFIKLLLLSITLIFFVWTNPLQASPIAQLPTPLPSVAQRETTSLQKSQDALTVATFNVENLDPKDKDQRFDNIAKIIGNNLNAPDVISLIEVQDNNGPTNDDVVNANQTYQKLIDALKNIGSPTYDFVDIPPSDDQDGGEPGGNIRVGFLFQPSRITLAKLPQKGGSLDAVTITQGANGLDLSLNPGRIDPTNPAFDDSRKPLVAEFIFNEQKLFIIANHFVSKLGGSPSDVKRVKQAEIVNGFVAQLLEADPQAKVIVLGDLNDLPDSLALKTLEGNILENLTDRLPVSDRFSFKFRGNNQLIDHLLVSENLSRAAQPEIDIVHVNVGFRQPASDHDPVIAAFTLPANQSTSESIPPVVQPTPTPASDSAIILPQLSKVALVKELAKEYTPSKSLNYDRARDQMFGVIDNQAGIVTDIYASYPIRLSGNGDPSQEADKLGLNTEHVWPQSKGAQKGNAKSDLHHLFPAREDINTERGNKPFDDIADTSTKKWYRNDTVQSTIPTSAIDEFSESASSKFEPREKVKGDIARAIFYFYTIYRDQAKKVDENYFQNQRQTLCKWNQQDLPDITEIERSHAIAQFQGNENPFVLDVTLAERAYCNS, from the coding sequence ATGAAATTCATCAAATTGCTACTACTTAGTATTACTCTCATCTTTTTTGTATGGACTAATCCGCTACAAGCTAGTCCAATAGCTCAATTGCCAACGCCTTTACCTTCAGTTGCACAACGGGAAACAACATCTCTGCAAAAGTCACAGGATGCATTGACTGTTGCAACTTTTAATGTGGAGAATTTAGACCCTAAAGACAAAGACCAACGCTTTGATAATATTGCTAAAATTATTGGCAATAATTTGAACGCACCAGATGTCATCAGTTTAATTGAAGTTCAGGATAACAACGGGCCAACCAATGATGACGTTGTTAATGCAAATCAGACTTACCAAAAACTGATTGATGCGCTCAAAAATATTGGTAGTCCAACATACGATTTTGTTGATATTCCGCCCAGCGACGATCAAGATGGTGGAGAACCCGGAGGAAATATCCGGGTTGGTTTCTTGTTTCAACCCAGCCGGATAACTCTAGCAAAACTGCCCCAAAAAGGCGGCTCATTAGATGCTGTGACTATTACTCAAGGTGCAAATGGTCTCGATCTCTCGCTTAATCCAGGTCGGATTGATCCCACGAATCCTGCTTTCGATGACAGCCGCAAGCCACTTGTAGCAGAATTTATTTTTAACGAGCAAAAACTGTTTATTATTGCTAATCACTTTGTTTCCAAGCTTGGAGGTTCTCCCAGCGATGTTAAACGAGTCAAACAAGCCGAAATCGTGAATGGATTCGTCGCGCAACTACTGGAAGCTGACCCACAAGCTAAAGTAATTGTACTGGGTGATTTAAACGATTTACCAGATTCCTTAGCTCTGAAGACCTTAGAGGGTAACATTCTAGAAAATCTGACGGATCGTTTACCTGTTAGCGATCGCTTTAGTTTTAAATTCCGTGGAAATAATCAACTTATTGACCATTTGTTAGTCAGTGAAAATCTTTCTCGTGCTGCTCAACCAGAAATTGACATTGTGCATGTTAATGTTGGCTTTCGTCAACCGGCCAGCGACCACGATCCTGTGATTGCAGCGTTTACATTGCCTGCTAATCAGTCCACCTCTGAAAGTATTCCTCCTGTTGTTCAACCTACTCCTACTCCCGCAAGTGATTCGGCGATTATATTGCCTCAATTATCCAAAGTTGCTTTAGTGAAAGAACTCGCTAAGGAGTATACGCCAAGCAAAAGTTTGAATTACGATCGCGCCAGAGATCAAATGTTCGGCGTTATTGACAACCAAGCAGGTATTGTCACAGATATTTATGCTAGTTACCCAATTCGTTTAAGTGGCAATGGTGATCCTAGTCAGGAAGCTGACAAATTAGGACTGAATACCGAACACGTTTGGCCACAAAGTAAAGGCGCCCAAAAAGGTAATGCCAAAAGTGACCTTCACCATCTGTTTCCAGCGCGGGAAGATATTAATACTGAGCGAGGTAATAAACCCTTCGACGATATAGCCGACACAAGTACTAAGAAATGGTATCGAAATGATACTGTCCAATCTACAATTCCTACTAGTGCAATTGACGAGTTTAGCGAATCAGCATCTTCTAAATTTGAGCCTAGAGAGAAAGTAAAAGGGGATATAGCCAGGGCAATTTTCTACTTTTACACTATTTATCGGGATCAGGCTAAGAAAGTAGACGAAAATTACTTTCAGAATCAGCGTCAAACTTTGTGTAAATGGAATCAGCAAGACCTACCTGATATTACTGAGATAGAACGGAGTCATGCGATCGCCCAATTTCAGGGTAATGAAAATCCATTCGTGTTAGATGTCACATTGGCAGAACGAGCCTATTGTAATTCCTAG